DNA sequence from the Ramlibacter agri genome:
TGGTGTTCGGCCTGATGGACGTGCTGAACTTCGGCCACGGCGTGTTCATCGCGCTGGGCGCCTTCGTCGCCACCAGCGTGCTGGGTTCCATGGGCGACTACACCGGCTCGTCCAGCCTGTGGGTGAACCTGCTGGCGGTGCTGCCGGCGATGGTGGTCGCGATGCTCGTGGCCGGCGCGGTGGGCCTGGCTTTTGAGCGCTTCATCGTGCGGCCCGTGTACGGCAACCACCTGAAGCAGATCCTCATCACCATGGGCGGCATGATCATCGGCGAGGAGCTGATCAAGGTGATCTGGGGCCCGCTGCAGATCCCGCTGCCGCTGCCCGAAGGCATGCGCGGCAGCTTCTACTGGGGCGATGCGGCGGTCGAGAAGTACCGGTTGATCGCGGTGGTGGTGGGCAGCGTCGTGTTCGGCCTGCTGCTGTGGACGCTGACGCGCACCAAGATCGGCCTGCTCATTCGCGCCGGGGTGCAGGACCGCGAGATGGTGGAGTCGCTGGGCTACCGGATCAGGCGCCTGTTCGTCGGCGTGTTCGTCGTCGGCAGCGCGCTGGCAGGCCTGGGCGGCGTGATGTGGGGGATGTACCAGCAGAACGTCATCCCGCAGATGGGCGCCCAGGTCAACGTGCTGATCTTCATCGTGCTGATCATCGGCGGCCTGGGTTCGACCACGGGCGCGCTGGTGGGCGCGCTGCTGGTGGGCCTGATGGCCAACTACACCGGCTTCCTGGTGCCGAAGGCGGCGCTGTTCTCCAACATCCTGCTCATGATGGCCATCCTGCTGTGGCGGCCGCAGGGCGTGTACGCGCTGAGCAAATGATGCTGTCCCGCCTGCTTTCCAACGACTACCCGCGCAGCCGCGTGCTGGCGGTGATCCTGCTGGCGATCTTCCTGGCGCTGGCCGTCACGCCTTTCGCCATTCCCGGCGTCAAGGCGTTGAACGTCGCGGCCAAGGTGCTGGTGTTCATCGTGCTGGTGGCGAGCTTCGACCTGCTGCTGGGTTACACCGGCATCGTGAGCTTCGCCCACACCATGTTCTTCGGCATCGGCGCCTACGGCATCGCGATTGCCTCGACGCGCATGGGCGCGGGCTGGTCCGCGCTGGTGGTGGGCACGGCTTGCGCGCTGGCGCTGTCCTTCGTGCTGGCGCTGGCCATCGGCCTGTTCTCGCTCAGGGTACGCGCGATCTTCTTCTCGATGATCACGCTGGCCTTCGCGGCGGCCTTCCAGACCTTGGCCTCGCAGCTGTCGGATTTCACCGGCGGCGAAGACGGCCTCACCTTCAAGATGCCCGCGGTGCTGTCGCCCAGCTTCGAGCTGACCGAGCGCATCGACGGCCGCATCCTCTGCTACTACCTGCTCTTCGTGCTGGCCGTGGTGCTGTTCCTGGCGCTGCTGCGCATCGTCAACTCGCCCTTCGGCCGCGTGCTGCAGGCGATCCGCGAGAACGAGTTCCGCGCCGAGGCCATCGGCTACCGCGTGGTCGTGTACCGCACCGTCTCCAGCATCCTGTCGGCGCTGTTCGCGACGCTGGCGGGTGCGATGCTGGCCATCTGGCTGCGCTACAACGGCCCGGACACGACGCTGTCCTTCGAGGTGATGCTGGACGTGCTGCTGGTCGTCGTCATCGGCGGCATGGGCACGATCTACGGCGCAGTCATCGGCTCCGGCCTGTTCGTGGTGGCGCAGAGCTACCTGCAGGACCTGCTGAAGCTGGCCAGCGACGCCGCCAGCGGCCTGCCCTGGCTGGCCGCGCTGCTGTCGCCGGACCGCTGGCTGCTGTGGCTGGGCGTGCTGTTCGTGCTCTCGGTCTACTACTTCCCCACCGGCGTGGTGGGGCGCCTGCGGGCCCTGGGCCCGGCCAAGACGAACTGAGGGACGAGCCATGTCTTTCACAT
Encoded proteins:
- a CDS encoding branched-chain amino acid ABC transporter permease; translated protein: MLSRLLSNDYPRSRVLAVILLAIFLALAVTPFAIPGVKALNVAAKVLVFIVLVASFDLLLGYTGIVSFAHTMFFGIGAYGIAIASTRMGAGWSALVVGTACALALSFVLALAIGLFSLRVRAIFFSMITLAFAAAFQTLASQLSDFTGGEDGLTFKMPAVLSPSFELTERIDGRILCYYLLFVLAVVLFLALLRIVNSPFGRVLQAIRENEFRAEAIGYRVVVYRTVSSILSALFATLAGAMLAIWLRYNGPDTTLSFEVMLDVLLVVVIGGMGTIYGAVIGSGLFVVAQSYLQDLLKLASDAASGLPWLAALLSPDRWLLWLGVLFVLSVYYFPTGVVGRLRALGPAKTN
- a CDS encoding ABC transporter permease subunit translates to MNLKDFDWKPLALVPLLALIVLPFIGSASTWVTLTVAGLAMGMIIFIIASGLTLVFGLMDVLNFGHGVFIALGAFVATSVLGSMGDYTGSSSLWVNLLAVLPAMVVAMLVAGAVGLAFERFIVRPVYGNHLKQILITMGGMIIGEELIKVIWGPLQIPLPLPEGMRGSFYWGDAAVEKYRLIAVVVGSVVFGLLLWTLTRTKIGLLIRAGVQDREMVESLGYRIRRLFVGVFVVGSALAGLGGVMWGMYQQNVIPQMGAQVNVLIFIVLIIGGLGSTTGALVGALLVGLMANYTGFLVPKAALFSNILLMMAILLWRPQGVYALSK